From the genome of Streptomyces sp. NBC_00659, one region includes:
- a CDS encoding glycoside hydrolase family 15 protein codes for MDRYPPIANHGLVGDLQTAALVSSEGVVNWFCSPRFDSPSVFASLLDHDRGGYFRLSPEHSDVTCKQLYYPDTGVLVTRFMSPEGVGEVIDWMPANTSRTPTDRHSLTRVIRVVRGTVRFLLECRPRFDYGRADHELDLRAQEAVFRGPGIAGHLQTSFPLVRDGHDVKGAVTLGVGESAVAVFTTCAVDGEAPPPLTVDGVTESLWREVDFWQRWLHTSHYRGRWAEMVNRSAITLKLLTYHPTGAPVAAATMGLPEQVGGERNWDYRYSWVRDGSLSVRALLDLGFAEEASAFTKWLGERMRDRADLPGERLQIMYRVDGDPHLTEEILDHWEGYRGSRPVRAGNAAADQLQLDIYGEAIYAMAEGMDVSEELGFHGWKGLARTLDWLSDNWDRPDEGVWETRGGRSDFTFSRVMCWVAFDRGLRLATELSRPADIPRWRNARDSILEQVMDKGWSQTEQALVQHYGGDVLDASLLLIPRVGFLAAKSPGWLSTLDAMERKLVSDSLVYRYDPAASPDGLRGSEGTFSLCTYLYVDALARAGRISPARYTFEKMHTYANHVGLFAEEIGPSGEQLGNFPQAFTHLSLIMAASTLDEAINRQRQRG; via the coding sequence ATGGACCGCTATCCCCCCATCGCCAACCACGGACTGGTGGGCGACCTGCAGACCGCCGCCCTGGTGTCGTCCGAGGGCGTGGTGAACTGGTTCTGCTCGCCGAGATTCGACTCGCCGAGTGTCTTCGCCTCGCTGCTCGATCACGACCGCGGCGGGTATTTCCGGCTTTCGCCGGAGCACTCGGACGTCACGTGCAAACAGCTCTACTACCCGGACACCGGTGTGCTGGTCACGCGGTTCATGTCGCCGGAGGGCGTCGGCGAGGTCATCGACTGGATGCCCGCGAACACCAGCCGCACCCCCACCGACCGGCACAGCCTGACGCGGGTGATTCGCGTGGTGCGCGGCACCGTGCGGTTCCTGCTGGAGTGCAGGCCGCGGTTCGACTACGGCCGGGCCGACCACGAGCTGGATCTACGGGCCCAGGAGGCGGTGTTCCGGGGGCCCGGGATCGCGGGACACCTGCAGACGTCCTTTCCGCTGGTACGGGACGGGCACGACGTGAAAGGCGCGGTCACGCTCGGCGTCGGAGAGTCGGCCGTCGCCGTGTTCACGACGTGCGCCGTCGACGGCGAGGCGCCGCCTCCGCTCACGGTCGACGGCGTGACGGAGTCGCTGTGGCGTGAGGTGGACTTCTGGCAGAGGTGGCTGCACACCTCCCACTACCGGGGGCGCTGGGCCGAGATGGTGAACCGCTCCGCCATCACGCTCAAACTTCTGACCTACCACCCGACGGGTGCGCCGGTCGCCGCCGCCACCATGGGTCTGCCGGAGCAGGTCGGCGGCGAGCGCAACTGGGACTACCGGTATTCGTGGGTGCGGGACGGGTCCCTCTCCGTGCGCGCCCTGCTCGACCTCGGTTTCGCCGAGGAGGCGTCGGCGTTCACCAAGTGGCTGGGCGAGCGGATGCGCGACCGGGCGGACCTGCCCGGCGAGCGGCTGCAGATCATGTACCGGGTGGACGGGGACCCGCACCTGACCGAGGAGATCCTCGACCACTGGGAGGGGTACCGGGGATCACGGCCCGTACGAGCCGGCAACGCCGCCGCGGACCAGTTGCAGCTCGACATCTACGGCGAGGCCATCTACGCGATGGCCGAGGGCATGGATGTCAGCGAGGAGCTGGGCTTCCACGGCTGGAAGGGGCTCGCGCGGACGCTGGACTGGCTGTCCGACAACTGGGACCGTCCGGACGAAGGCGTCTGGGAGACGCGAGGGGGCCGCAGCGACTTCACGTTCAGCCGGGTGATGTGCTGGGTCGCCTTCGACCGGGGCCTGCGCCTGGCCACGGAACTCAGCCGGCCCGCCGACATCCCGCGCTGGCGCAACGCCCGCGACAGCATCCTCGAACAGGTGATGGACAAGGGCTGGAGCCAGACCGAGCAGGCCCTGGTGCAGCACTACGGCGGAGACGTCCTGGACGCCTCCCTCCTGTTGATCCCGCGCGTCGGGTTTCTCGCCGCGAAGAGCCCCGGCTGGCTCTCCACCCTGGACGCCATGGAGCGCAAGCTCGTCTCGGACAGTCTCGTGTACCGGTACGACCCGGCCGCCTCCCCCGACGGTCTCCGCGGCTCGGAGGGGACCTTCAGCCTCTGCACCTACCTCTACGTCGACGCCCTGGCCCGCGCCGGGCGGATCAGTCCGGCCCGCTACACCTTCGAGAAGATGCATACCTACGCCAACCATGTCGGCCTGTTCGCCGAGGAGATCGGCCCGAGTGGCGAGCAACTCGGCAACTTCCCGCAGGCGTTCACCCATCTGTCGCTCATCATGGCGGCGTCGACCCTGGACGAGGCCATCAACCGGCAGCGGCAACGTGGCTGA
- a CDS encoding CBS domain-containing protein: MHGSPHIVSDVMTHTVAAIGRGAGFKEIVQLMEQWQVSALPVVEGESRVIGVVSEADLLPKEEFRDGDPDRETQLRRLNDLAKAGGLTAEELMTSPAVTVRANAPLAQAARIMAHAKVKRLPVVDETGGLEGVVSRGDLLKVFLRSDEDIAEEVRREIVSYLFHGAPPPVRVEVRGGVVTLTGRVRDTALVPVAARLVRAVEGVVDVGFDLTGPERTRER; this comes from the coding sequence GTGCACGGCAGTCCGCACATCGTGAGCGACGTGATGACCCACACCGTCGCCGCCATCGGCCGCGGGGCCGGTTTCAAGGAGATCGTGCAACTGATGGAGCAGTGGCAGGTCAGTGCCCTGCCCGTCGTCGAGGGCGAGAGCCGGGTGATCGGCGTCGTCTCCGAGGCCGATCTGCTGCCCAAGGAGGAGTTCCGCGACGGCGACCCCGACCGCGAGACGCAACTGCGGCGGCTGAACGATCTTGCCAAGGCCGGCGGACTGACCGCTGAGGAGCTGATGACGTCTCCGGCGGTCACCGTGCGCGCGAACGCGCCCCTGGCGCAGGCGGCCCGCATCATGGCGCACGCCAAGGTCAAGCGGCTGCCCGTCGTCGACGAGACCGGCGGCCTCGAGGGCGTCGTCAGCCGCGGCGACCTCCTCAAGGTGTTCCTGCGCAGTGACGAGGACATCGCCGAGGAGGTGCGCAGGGAGATCGTGTCCTACCTCTTCCACGGGGCGCCCCCGCCGGTCCGCGTCGAGGTGCGGGGCGGTGTCGTCACCCTCACCGGGCGCGTCCGCGACACAGCGCTGGTGCCGGTGGCCGCCCGTCTGGTGCGGGCCGTCGAAGGAGTGGTGGACGTCGGCTTCGACCTCACAGGCCCGGAGCGCACCCGGGAGCGGTGA
- the ppdK gene encoding pyruvate, phosphate dikinase, which produces MTRYVYEFADGGRDMADLLGGKGANLAEMTRLGLPVPPGFTVTTTACREYLATGEEPGELGAQVVHALAELERSTGREIGGRDNPLLLSVRSGSKFSMPGMMETILDIGLGDESVLGLAKVTGSEHVAWDSYRRLLQMYGRTVLGIAPERFDRHAGGGDPAALVEHFKQVVRDATGEEFPQDPAEQLQQAIRAVFDSWNGERARLYRRREHIPDDLGTAVNIQVMVLGNLGPDSGTGVAFTRDPATGARGVYGDYLPDAQGEDVVAGIRNAVPLAELERLDPASYRRLLQHMETLEHHYRDLCDIEFTVERGRLWMLQTRVGKRTAEAAFRIAEALVDEKLIDEDEALARVGGAQLARLMFPRFEAHAEATPLAQGVPASPGAAVGAIVFDSAEAVRRADAGEHVVLVRRETTPDDLPGMVAAEAVLTSRGGKTSHAAVVARGMGKVCVCGAEELTVDVASRTLTAPDGTVLTEGTVISVDGTAGTVHLGALPLTDSPVGHFLDTGEGDGALTDAVARTLRHADSVRHLEVRANADTPEDAARARRYGAQGIGLCRTEHMFLGERRSLVEAMILAGDETGRRAALDALLPLQRGDFTGILAAMDGLPVTIRLIDPPLHEFLPDRTELAVRLATRPTEHDRRLLAAVERMHESNPMLGLRGVRLGLVVPGLVEMQVRAIAEAVVERIRAGGEPHAEIMVPLVGTVEELRIVRAAAERVLADVSRESGLTVECPVGTMIELPRAALTAGRIAEAADFFSFGTNDLTQTAWGLSRDDVEASFFPAYLAQGVFVVSPFETLDRDGVGRLVRIAVEEGRAAHPGLKIGVCGEHGGDPDSIHFFHDIGLDYVSCSPFRVPAARLEAGRASLADGRDGASAST; this is translated from the coding sequence ATGACCCGCTACGTGTACGAATTCGCCGACGGGGGCCGTGACATGGCGGACCTGCTCGGCGGCAAGGGAGCCAACCTCGCGGAGATGACCCGGTTGGGACTCCCCGTACCGCCCGGCTTCACCGTCACGACCACCGCGTGCCGCGAGTACCTGGCCACCGGAGAGGAACCGGGCGAGCTGGGCGCACAAGTCGTGCACGCGCTCGCCGAGTTGGAGCGGAGCACCGGTCGTGAGATCGGCGGACGGGACAACCCGCTGCTGCTCTCGGTCCGTTCGGGCAGCAAGTTCTCGATGCCCGGGATGATGGAGACCATCCTCGACATCGGCCTCGGGGACGAGTCCGTCCTCGGCCTCGCCAAGGTCACCGGCAGCGAGCACGTCGCATGGGACTCCTACCGCAGGCTCCTCCAGATGTACGGCCGCACGGTGCTCGGTATCGCGCCGGAACGCTTCGACCGGCACGCCGGCGGAGGCGACCCCGCGGCGCTCGTCGAGCACTTCAAGCAGGTCGTCCGCGACGCGACCGGCGAGGAGTTCCCGCAGGACCCGGCCGAGCAGCTCCAGCAGGCGATCCGCGCCGTCTTCGACTCCTGGAACGGTGAGCGCGCCCGCCTCTACCGCCGCCGCGAGCACATCCCCGACGACCTCGGGACCGCCGTCAACATCCAGGTGATGGTCCTCGGCAATCTCGGCCCGGACTCCGGCACGGGCGTCGCCTTCACCCGCGACCCGGCCACCGGCGCCCGGGGCGTCTACGGCGACTACCTTCCCGACGCGCAGGGCGAGGACGTCGTCGCCGGCATCCGCAACGCCGTCCCGCTCGCCGAACTGGAGCGCCTCGACCCGGCCTCCTACCGTCGACTCCTCCAGCACATGGAGACCTTGGAACACCACTACCGGGACCTGTGCGACATCGAGTTCACCGTCGAGCGCGGCAGGCTCTGGATGCTCCAGACCAGGGTCGGCAAGCGCACCGCCGAGGCCGCCTTCCGGATCGCGGAGGCGCTCGTCGACGAGAAGCTGATCGACGAGGACGAAGCGCTGGCCCGGGTCGGCGGGGCGCAGCTGGCACGGCTGATGTTCCCCCGGTTCGAGGCGCACGCCGAGGCCACGCCGTTGGCCCAGGGTGTCCCCGCCTCGCCCGGCGCCGCGGTCGGCGCGATCGTCTTCGACTCGGCGGAGGCCGTGCGGCGCGCGGACGCGGGGGAGCACGTCGTCCTCGTACGGCGCGAGACGACGCCCGACGACCTGCCCGGGATGGTCGCGGCCGAGGCCGTACTGACCAGCCGGGGCGGCAAGACCAGCCACGCCGCCGTCGTCGCCCGCGGCATGGGCAAGGTCTGTGTGTGCGGCGCCGAGGAACTGACGGTGGACGTCGCGTCCCGCACCCTCACCGCACCCGACGGGACCGTGCTCACCGAGGGCACCGTGATCTCCGTGGACGGCACGGCGGGCACCGTCCATCTCGGCGCCCTGCCGCTGACCGACTCCCCGGTCGGGCACTTCCTCGACACCGGAGAGGGCGACGGCGCGCTGACCGACGCGGTCGCGCGTACTCTCCGGCACGCCGACTCCGTACGGCACTTGGAGGTGCGCGCCAACGCCGACACCCCCGAGGATGCGGCCCGCGCCCGCCGCTACGGTGCCCAGGGCATCGGGCTGTGCCGCACCGAGCACATGTTCCTCGGCGAGCGGCGGAGCCTGGTCGAGGCGATGATCCTCGCCGGGGACGAGACCGGACGGCGTGCCGCCCTGGACGCCCTGCTGCCCCTGCAGCGGGGCGACTTCACCGGGATCCTCGCCGCGATGGACGGGCTCCCGGTGACGATCCGGCTCATCGACCCGCCGCTGCACGAGTTCCTGCCCGACCGCACCGAGCTGGCCGTCCGTCTCGCCACCCGGCCCACCGAGCACGACCGCCGTCTGCTCGCCGCGGTCGAGCGCATGCACGAGTCCAACCCCATGCTCGGACTGCGTGGTGTCCGCCTCGGACTCGTCGTCCCCGGCCTGGTCGAGATGCAGGTACGGGCGATCGCCGAAGCCGTGGTGGAACGGATCCGCGCCGGGGGAGAACCCCACGCGGAGATCATGGTCCCCCTGGTCGGCACGGTGGAGGAGCTTCGGATCGTCCGCGCCGCGGCGGAACGCGTCCTCGCCGACGTCTCACGGGAGTCCGGGCTCACCGTCGAGTGCCCCGTCGGCACGATGATCGAGCTGCCCCGGGCCGCGCTGACCGCGGGCCGGATCGCCGAGGCCGCCGACTTCTTCTCCTTCGGCACCAACGACCTGACCCAGACGGCCTGGGGCCTGTCCCGCGACGACGTCGAGGCGTCCTTCTTCCCGGCCTATCTGGCGCAGGGCGTCTTCGTCGTCTCGCCGTTCGAGACCCTCGACCGGGACGGCGTCGGACGTCTGGTGCGTATCGCCGTCGAGGAAGGCCGCGCCGCCCACCCCGGCCTGAAGATCGGCGTCTGCGGCGAACACGGCGGCGACCCCGACTCCATCCACTTCTTCCACGACATCGGCCTCGACTACGTCTCCTGTTCGCCGTTCCGCGTCCCGGCCGCCCGTCTCGAAGCCGGCCGGGCCTCGCTCGCCGACGGAAGGGACGGCGCGTCGGCTTCGACCTAG
- a CDS encoding cyclic nucleotide-binding domain-containing protein: protein MNTSTTTSTTLRALPTEHRERLMRVAREVSFPAGACLFAEGRLADRFWIIRTGTVALDLRVPGRRAAVVEILGHNELVGWSWLFHPHTWHLGAKATSPVRAYEFDAETVRAMCRADPGFGVAITQWTGEIVAHRLQSTRARLLDLYAPYGSGDLR, encoded by the coding sequence ATGAACACTTCCACCACCACATCCACCACGCTGAGGGCGCTGCCCACCGAGCACCGGGAACGGCTGATGCGGGTGGCCCGCGAGGTGTCCTTCCCGGCAGGCGCCTGCCTGTTCGCGGAAGGCCGGCTCGCCGACCGGTTCTGGATCATCCGGACCGGAACGGTGGCCCTCGACCTACGAGTGCCGGGCCGCCGAGCGGCCGTCGTCGAAATCCTCGGACACAACGAACTCGTCGGCTGGTCCTGGCTGTTCCACCCGCACACCTGGCATCTGGGCGCCAAGGCGACCAGCCCGGTGCGCGCCTACGAGTTCGACGCGGAGACCGTCAGGGCGATGTGCCGAGCCGATCCCGGATTCGGCGTCGCCATAACCCAGTGGACCGGCGAGATCGTCGCCCACCGGCTCCAGTCTACCCGGGCCCGGCTGCTCGACCTCTACGCCCCGTACGGCAGCGGCGACCTCCGCTGA
- a CDS encoding cyclase family protein, protein MAEPEPGQPGPGAPNPDGRPQSRAAFDALYARLRQQAEAAGPPASAGGRGALSTITPARVLAAAAEVLSGQTVSLSSPIETGAGPDNPHPAGHRLTSGPEAETADRELHFATDHFAMNVHGDADSHLDALCHVVFDGTLYGGVPASTVTAEGATALSVDLVRNGIVGRGVLLDIPRLRGVPWLEPGDHVTADDLGAAEAAQGVRVGAGDILLVRVGHRRRREEAGPWDASRSRAGLHPAAMEFLAERRVAVLGSDGNNDTAPSLTEGVDFPVHVLGIHALGLHFMDYLRFEDLVPLCEEADRWSFLCVVAPLRLPAATGSPVNPIAVL, encoded by the coding sequence GTGGCTGAGCCGGAACCCGGGCAACCGGGTCCGGGCGCGCCGAACCCTGACGGCCGCCCGCAGAGCCGAGCCGCCTTCGACGCCCTGTACGCGCGCCTGCGGCAGCAGGCGGAGGCCGCCGGACCGCCGGCCTCCGCCGGCGGCCGCGGGGCGCTGTCCACCATCACACCGGCGCGAGTTCTCGCCGCGGCGGCCGAGGTCCTCTCCGGCCAGACGGTGTCCCTGTCGTCCCCGATCGAGACCGGCGCGGGTCCCGACAATCCGCACCCGGCCGGCCACCGGCTCACCAGCGGCCCCGAGGCCGAAACCGCGGACAGAGAGCTGCACTTCGCCACCGACCACTTCGCCATGAACGTTCACGGCGACGCGGACAGCCACCTCGACGCTCTGTGTCACGTCGTCTTCGACGGCACGCTGTACGGCGGCGTCCCGGCGAGCACCGTGACGGCGGAGGGCGCCACGGCTCTGTCCGTCGACCTGGTTCGCAACGGAATCGTCGGCCGTGGCGTCCTGCTCGACATCCCGCGGCTGCGGGGCGTGCCGTGGCTGGAGCCCGGCGACCACGTCACCGCCGACGACCTCGGAGCCGCCGAGGCCGCCCAGGGCGTGCGGGTCGGGGCCGGGGACATCCTCCTCGTGCGGGTCGGCCACCGCCGCAGGCGTGAGGAGGCAGGGCCGTGGGACGCCTCGCGCAGCCGGGCCGGCCTGCACCCGGCCGCCATGGAATTCCTGGCCGAGCGCCGGGTCGCCGTACTGGGCAGCGACGGGAACAACGACACGGCTCCCAGCCTCACCGAGGGCGTGGACTTCCCCGTGCACGTCCTGGGCATCCACGCCCTCGGGCTGCACTTCATGGACTACCTGCGGTTCGAGGACCTGGTGCCGCTCTGCGAGGAGGCGGACCGCTGGTCGTTCCTCTGCGTCGTCGCACCCTTGCGGCTCCCCGCGGCCACCGGCTCACCCGTCAACCCGATCGCCGTCCTCTGA
- a CDS encoding GMC family oxidoreductase yields the protein MTGTEHYDVIVIGTGAGGGTLAHRLAPSGKRVLILERGGYLPRERDNWESTAVFVKGKYRAPEFWYDKHGEKFPPEVNYYVGGNTKFYGAALFRLRPEDFGELRHHGGISPAWPIRYEDLEPYYTQAEHLYLVHGRHGEDPGEGPVSAQYAYPPVQHEPRIQQLSDDLEKQGLHPFHLPIGVNLTQDADGGAAHGSVCIRCNRVDGFPCLVQGKADAQVICVDPALEHDNVTMITGANVRKLETGPTGRSVDKVIAELADGTVAQYSADIVVVACGAVNSAALLLRSANDGHPDGLANSSGVVGRHYMRHNNLALMAVSKEPNDTQFQKTLALNDWYLGADDWDYPLGGIQMLGKSDTDQIRGEAPRWAGMASPDLPFEVLAHHAVDFWLCGEDLPHPDNRVTLDGNGDIHLALDEKNNTEGLTRLQHKLQKMLGHLGMHPHHLLPHSLYLHKGMPIGATAHQAGTVRFGTDPQSSALDVDCKAHDLDNLYVVDTSFFPSIGAVNPSLTAIANALRVGDHIAERLS from the coding sequence ATGACAGGAACCGAGCACTACGACGTCATCGTCATCGGCACCGGAGCAGGCGGCGGCACGCTCGCCCATCGCCTCGCTCCCTCCGGCAAGCGTGTCCTGATCCTCGAACGCGGCGGATACCTGCCGCGCGAGCGGGACAACTGGGAGTCCACCGCGGTCTTCGTCAAGGGCAAATACCGCGCACCGGAATTCTGGTACGACAAGCACGGCGAGAAGTTCCCGCCCGAGGTGAACTACTACGTGGGCGGCAACACCAAGTTCTACGGCGCCGCGCTGTTCCGTCTGCGCCCCGAGGATTTCGGCGAGTTGCGTCACCATGGCGGCATCTCCCCGGCCTGGCCGATCCGTTACGAGGATCTGGAGCCCTACTACACCCAGGCCGAACACCTGTACCTGGTGCATGGCCGGCACGGCGAGGACCCGGGTGAGGGGCCGGTCAGTGCCCAGTACGCGTATCCGCCGGTGCAGCACGAGCCACGGATCCAGCAGCTCAGCGACGACCTGGAGAAGCAGGGTCTGCACCCCTTCCACCTGCCGATCGGCGTCAACCTCACCCAGGACGCCGACGGGGGCGCGGCCCACGGAAGCGTGTGCATCCGCTGCAACCGGGTCGACGGGTTCCCGTGCCTGGTGCAGGGCAAGGCCGACGCCCAGGTCATCTGCGTCGACCCGGCTCTGGAGCACGACAACGTCACCATGATCACCGGGGCGAACGTTCGCAAGCTGGAGACCGGGCCGACCGGCCGCAGCGTCGACAAGGTGATCGCCGAACTCGCCGACGGGACGGTCGCACAGTACTCCGCCGACATCGTGGTGGTGGCCTGTGGCGCCGTCAACTCCGCCGCCCTGCTGTTGCGTTCGGCGAACGACGGCCATCCGGACGGCCTCGCCAACAGTTCGGGCGTGGTGGGCCGCCACTACATGCGGCACAACAACCTCGCGCTGATGGCGGTGTCGAAGGAACCCAACGACACCCAGTTCCAGAAGACCCTCGCCCTGAACGACTGGTATCTGGGCGCGGACGACTGGGACTACCCGCTGGGCGGAATCCAGATGCTCGGCAAGTCGGACACCGACCAGATCCGCGGCGAGGCACCGCGGTGGGCGGGCATGGCCTCGCCGGATCTTCCCTTCGAGGTGCTGGCCCATCACGCGGTGGACTTCTGGCTCTGCGGTGAGGATCTTCCTCACCCCGACAACCGGGTCACGCTCGACGGCAACGGTGACATTCACCTCGCCCTGGACGAGAAGAACAACACCGAAGGGCTGACGCGTCTTCAGCACAAACTCCAGAAGATGCTCGGCCATCTGGGCATGCACCCCCACCACTTGCTGCCGCACAGCCTCTACCTGCACAAAGGCATGCCGATCGGCGCCACCGCCCACCAGGCGGGCACCGTGCGCTTCGGCACGGACCCGCAGTCTTCGGCCCTCGATGTCGATTGCAAGGCCCACGATCTCGACAACCTCTACGTCGTCGACACCAGCTTCTTCCCGAGCATCGGCGCGGTGAACCCGTCGCTGACCGCCATCGCCAACGCCCTTCGGGTCGGCGACCACATCGCGGAACGCCTGAGCTGA
- a CDS encoding bifunctional acetate--CoA ligase family protein/GNAT family N-acetyltransferase yields MTDDDRPPVHALLQDGTTVCIRSVLPGDHEQLHGLYEEMSPDNLRLRFFAASHRSAETAADRACAPPRPGYRALLAETLGQVIGLAEYETGDAAGDAAGDGAGTAEISIAVADGLHHRGVGTLLVEHLVSAARAEGVRAFTADALSENHEVLRLFADLGLRTSRHFEGPEVRCTIELAEDGAYLGAVETRGRGADVASLEPLLRPDVVAVIGAGRRSGSVGRALLHHLHAGGFKRRLFAVNPGVNSILGVPSFPSVSALPRVPDLAVLAIPASAVPATAEECGKAGVRALLVVTAGLDAGQGKALLDACRTYGMRLVGPNCLGVSNTDPELVLDATFAAGHPRPGTAGIAVQSGGVGIALLDGLSRLGIGVSSFASLGDKYDVSGNDMLQWWESDGRTDLALLHLESFGNPRAFSRTARRVTRRMPVLTVDAGRTDAGRRAAASHTAAAATLTMTRQALFTQAGITATRSVGELLETAALLHAQPLPSGSRVAIVTNAGGAGVLTADACAEAGLSLPALTPELRDDLLGVLPEGAAVGNPVDATAAVSEEQLRECVERVARHAGIDAVLVALVPTAVAAATGDDLVRALTAGPARRERPVAVVRLEQALPVELLPTADGGTIPSYSEPGAVARALAHAAHRAAWLSRPAGTVPDLADIDSARARTVVADFLAAQPDGGWLDPRTCAELLACYGVPQLNWAWAETEDDAVVAAERLRGPDGRVVMKAHWPGLLHKSEQRAVHLDLQGDAQVRSAFRDFETRFAGLMTGAVVQPLAARGTELFAGVVQDEVFGPLVLFGLGGTATEVLADHAARLAPLTDHDVHDLITSPHCAPLLFGAHGSGPVDLEGLEQVLLRLSRMASDLPQLAEADFNPVLATPGAVSVLDARVRLLPRRAQDPYLRRLQGGTDTKAER; encoded by the coding sequence ATGACGGACGACGACCGCCCCCCGGTGCACGCGCTGCTTCAGGACGGCACCACGGTGTGCATACGCTCCGTGCTGCCGGGCGACCACGAGCAGCTGCACGGTCTGTACGAGGAGATGTCCCCGGACAACCTCCGCCTCCGGTTCTTCGCCGCGAGCCACCGCTCCGCCGAGACGGCCGCCGACAGGGCCTGTGCCCCGCCGCGGCCCGGCTACCGGGCGCTGCTCGCCGAGACACTGGGCCAGGTCATCGGTCTCGCCGAGTACGAGACCGGGGACGCGGCCGGGGACGCGGCCGGTGACGGAGCGGGCACGGCCGAGATCTCCATCGCGGTCGCCGACGGGCTGCACCACCGGGGCGTCGGCACCCTGCTCGTCGAGCACCTGGTCTCCGCCGCCCGCGCGGAGGGCGTCCGCGCCTTCACCGCCGACGCGCTGTCCGAGAACCACGAGGTGCTGCGGCTCTTCGCCGACCTCGGTCTGCGCACGTCCCGGCACTTCGAGGGCCCCGAAGTGCGCTGCACGATCGAGCTGGCCGAGGACGGCGCCTACCTCGGTGCCGTCGAGACACGCGGCCGGGGTGCCGACGTGGCGAGCCTGGAGCCGCTGCTGCGTCCCGACGTCGTTGCGGTGATCGGCGCGGGACGCCGGTCAGGATCGGTGGGCCGGGCCCTCCTGCACCACCTGCACGCGGGCGGCTTCAAACGCCGGCTGTTCGCCGTGAACCCCGGCGTGAACTCGATCCTCGGTGTGCCGTCCTTCCCCTCGGTCAGCGCCCTGCCCCGCGTTCCCGACCTCGCGGTCCTCGCGATCCCGGCCTCCGCCGTGCCCGCCACCGCCGAGGAATGCGGCAAGGCCGGGGTACGGGCCCTGCTGGTGGTGACGGCCGGGCTGGACGCGGGCCAGGGCAAGGCACTGCTGGACGCGTGCCGCACGTACGGCATGCGGCTCGTCGGGCCGAACTGCCTCGGTGTCTCCAACACCGACCCGGAACTCGTCCTCGACGCCACCTTCGCCGCCGGCCACCCGCGCCCCGGGACGGCGGGGATCGCCGTGCAGTCGGGCGGTGTCGGCATCGCCCTGCTCGACGGGCTGTCCCGGCTCGGCATCGGCGTCTCCTCCTTCGCCTCGCTGGGCGACAAGTACGACGTCAGCGGCAACGACATGCTCCAGTGGTGGGAGAGCGACGGGCGCACCGACCTCGCCCTGCTGCACCTGGAGTCGTTCGGCAACCCCCGCGCCTTCTCCCGCACCGCGCGCCGCGTGACCCGCCGTATGCCCGTCCTCACCGTCGACGCGGGCCGCACCGACGCGGGCCGCCGCGCCGCCGCCTCGCACACCGCGGCCGCCGCCACCCTCACCATGACCAGGCAGGCCCTGTTCACCCAGGCCGGCATCACCGCCACCCGCTCGGTGGGCGAACTCCTGGAAACCGCGGCCCTGTTGCACGCGCAGCCGTTGCCCTCCGGCAGCCGCGTCGCGATCGTCACCAACGCGGGCGGCGCGGGCGTCCTCACCGCCGACGCCTGCGCGGAGGCCGGACTCTCCCTTCCGGCCCTGACGCCCGAGCTGAGGGACGACCTGCTCGGTGTGCTCCCGGAGGGCGCCGCCGTGGGCAACCCCGTCGATGCCACCGCCGCCGTGAGCGAGGAGCAGCTCAGGGAATGCGTGGAGCGGGTCGCCCGGCACGCGGGGATCGACGCGGTCCTGGTGGCCCTTGTTCCCACCGCCGTCGCCGCGGCGACCGGCGACGACCTGGTCCGGGCGCTCACCGCCGGGCCCGCACGACGGGAACGTCCTGTCGCCGTCGTACGACTGGAGCAGGCCCTGCCGGTCGAGCTGCTGCCCACCGCTGACGGCGGCACCATTCCGTCGTACTCCGAACCCGGCGCGGTGGCACGGGCGTTGGCGCACGCCGCCCACCGTGCGGCCTGGCTGAGCCGGCCCGCCGGAACCGTCCCCGACCTCGCGGACATCGACAGCGCACGCGCCCGAACGGTCGTCGCGGACTTCCTCGCGGCGCAGCCCGACGGCGGCTGGCTCGACCCTCGTACCTGCGCCGAACTGCTCGCCTGCTACGGCGTTCCGCAGCTGAACTGGGCCTGGGCCGAGACCGAGGACGACGCGGTCGTCGCCGCCGAACGGCTGCGCGGGCCCGACGGCCGTGTCGTCATGAAGGCCCACTGGCCCGGTCTGCTCCACAAGAGCGAACAGCGCGCCGTGCATCTCGACCTCCAGGGCGACGCCCAAGTGCGTTCCGCCTTCCGGGACTTCGAGACCCGGTTCGCCGGACTCATGACCGGAGCGGTCGTCCAGCCGCTCGCCGCGCGCGGCACCGAACTGTTCGCCGGGGTCGTCCAGGACGAGGTCTTCGGACCCCTGGTCCTGTTCGGTCTCGGCGGTACGGCGACGGAGGTGCTGGCCGACCACGCGGCCCGCCTCGCTCCCCTGACCGACCACGACGTCCACGACCTGATCACCTCGCCGCACTGCGCGCCCCTGCTCTTCGGCGCGCACGGCTCCGGACCGGTGGACCTCGAAGGCCTGGAACAGGTGCTGCTGCGCCTGTCCCGCATGGCGAGCGATCTTCCGCAGCTCGCCGAAGCCGACTTCAACCCCGTCCTCGCGACCCCCGGCGCGGTCAGTGTGCTCGACGCACGCGTCCGCCTGCTGCCGCGCCGCGCACAGGACCCCTATCTGCGCCGACTGCAGGGGGGAACGGACACGAAGGCTGAGCGTTGA